In Nitrospinota bacterium, one DNA window encodes the following:
- the gshB gene encoding glutathione synthase, translated as GHEIYYLLLEDLFIFDNKPLAKLRKVIIDKEKGFQLLDFVEKKPLDGLDVIFVRKEPPFNMDYIYCTYILEHITKKTFVINDPKGIRKANEKLYVLNFPEIAPKNCISKNPRMLKDFFISLGGEMIIKPLDSYGGRGIFYLKEGDKNINALLESLTLNSKRFVIGQEYLPQIKDGDKRILILNGKPIGAFKRIPPQDDHRGNIHVGGRCEKSDITEKDREICSILSKKLIADGLYFVGIDVIGDKVSEINVTSPAGIPEINSFNNCRLEEETIDFVEGVVSG; from the coding sequence GAGGACATGAAATATACTATTTACTCCTAGAGGACCTGTTTATTTTTGACAACAAGCCCCTTGCAAAACTAAGAAAGGTTATAATTGACAAGGAGAAAGGCTTTCAACTTCTTGATTTCGTTGAGAAAAAACCACTTGATGGATTAGATGTTATCTTCGTAAGAAAAGAACCTCCCTTTAATATGGATTATATCTACTGTACATATATATTAGAACATATCACAAAAAAAACATTCGTTATCAATGATCCAAAAGGGATTCGAAAGGCTAATGAAAAGTTATATGTTCTTAACTTTCCAGAAATAGCCCCAAAAAATTGTATCTCAAAAAATCCAAGAATGCTCAAGGACTTTTTTATAAGTTTGGGAGGGGAAATGATCATAAAACCCTTGGACAGTTATGGAGGAAGGGGGATCTTTTATCTTAAAGAGGGGGATAAGAATATAAATGCTCTATTGGAATCATTAACATTGAATAGCAAAAGATTTGTCATTGGCCAGGAATATCTACCTCAAATAAAAGATGGTGACAAAAGGATACTCATTCTTAATGGGAAGCCTATTGGAGCTTTTAAAAGAATTCCACCTCAAGATGACCACAGAGGAAATATCCATGTAGGAGGGAGATGCGAGAAATCAGATATTACTGAAAAAGATAGAGAAATTTGCTCAATATTATCCAAGAAGTTGATTGCTGACGGTCTCTATTTTGTAGGGATTGATGTCATTGGGGATAAGGTATCAGAGATCAATGTCACGAGCCCTGCAGGAATACCTGAGATAAATTCTTTTAATAATTGTAGATTGGAAGAAGAGACCATTGATTTTGTGGAGGGAGTGGTTTCAGGATGA